The Bradyrhizobium barranii subsp. barranii genome segment CGCGGCGAACGCCGCGCTGGTGCTCGGCGGCCGGCCGTTCCGCCCGATGGATTTGCGCTGGATCGGCGCGCTGCTGTTCCGCAACGGTGAGGTCGAGGAGACCGGGCTTGCTGCCGGCGTGCTCAACCATCCCGCCAACGGCATCGCCTGGCTCGCCAACCGCCTCGCGCCGCATGACGAACATCTCGCGGCCGGCGAGGTGGTGCTGGCGGGATCGTTCACCCGTCCGGTCGACATCCGCCGCGGCGACACGTTCCATGCCGACTATGGCGCGTTCGGCTCGGTGTCGTGCCAGTTCGTCTGAATCAACACATAAGAGAGAGCGCATCATGACGAGTCAAACGCGGCGCAAGAGTATCCACATCGGCGGCTTCAAGCACGCCAACCCGATTCCCAACGCCTGCCGCATCGGCAATCTCGTGATGTCCGGTGTCATCCTCGGCCGTGATGCGGCCGGCGTGATGCCTGCGAGCCTGGACGCGCAATGCGCCAACATGTTCGCGCATATGAAGGCGACGGTGGAGGCCGCGGGCGGCACCACGGACGACATCATCAAGATGACGGTGTGGCTGAAGGACCGCACGCAGCGCGGCCCGGTCAATGTCGAGTGGCTGAAAATGTTTCCGGACGAGCATTCGCGCCCGGCGCGCCACGCGCTGCCGATGGACAACATGGACGGCGGCGCGCTGGTGCAGTGCGACTTCACTGCCGTGATCGACTGAGGGAGCTTTGCGCATGCCGACTTATCTGCCGTTCGATCCGAATCCCCGTCGCCCGGTCAAGACGCCGCCGCCGAAGACTGTCGACAGCCAGTTTCACGTGCTCGGACCCATCGACAAATATCCGGAGCGCCCCGGCGCGGCCTATCGGATGCCGAGCGCGACCTGGGAAGCGGCGCTCCGCGTGCACAAGACGCTCGGCATCGAGCGCGGCATCATCGTGCAGACCACGACCTATGGTGCGGATCATTCCGTCGTACTCGACGGCCTCGCCGCGATGGGCCCGAATTATCGCGGCTGCGCCAACGCACTGGTGTTCGCGGAGGCGAACGACGCTTATCTCGCCAAGCTGCATGACGCGGGCGTGCGCGGCGCGCGCTTCAGTTTCCGCCAGGAGCTTGGCGCCGTGCTGTCGGATGCCGATTTCGCCCGCGCCATCGCGCGCATCCGCGAGCTCGGCTGGTACGTCAAGATCCAGCCGGAGAAGGACGGCATCGTCTCCAGCGTCGCCAAGTACGAGAATCTCGACGTCCCCGTGCTGATCGATCACATGGCGCGGCCCATGCCCTCGAATGGCAAGGATGATCCGAACCTGCGCAAGATGCTGGAGCTGCTCGAGAAGGGCAATTTCTGGGTCATGCTGTCGCTCGGCGAGAAGACCTCGCAGGCCGGCCCGCCCTATGACGACGTGATCCCGATCGCGCGCGCCTATATCGAGGCCGCAATCGACCGCTGCGTCTGGGCCAGCGACTGGCCGCATCCCGTCTCCGTCAAGCAGCCGCCCAACGACGCCGACCTGCTCGAGCTGATGTACCGCTACGCGCCCGACCAGGCCGAGCTGGAGAAGATCCTGGTGCACAATCCGGCAAAGCTGTTCGGCTTTCCGGACTAGCAAGACCCTCATGGTGAGGAGCGCGGTACGCGCGTCTCGAACCATGCAGGCCCGGCTGTCGCCCGAGGCCATCCTTCGAGACGCCCGCCTTTGGCGGGCTCCTCAGGATGAGGTCTCGTATCGTGGCAAAGTCTTAGACCCTCATGCTGAGGAGCCGCTAACGGCGGACGTCTCGCACCATGAAGGCCGGGCGCTCTCACAGGCTCCAATTCTGGCGCTCACACCGCCGGCCGTGCCGCCAGCCGGTCGCGCACCTCGGCTGCGAT includes the following:
- a CDS encoding amidohydrolase family protein — its product is MPTYLPFDPNPRRPVKTPPPKTVDSQFHVLGPIDKYPERPGAAYRMPSATWEAALRVHKTLGIERGIIVQTTTYGADHSVVLDGLAAMGPNYRGCANALVFAEANDAYLAKLHDAGVRGARFSFRQELGAVLSDADFARAIARIRELGWYVKIQPEKDGIVSSVAKYENLDVPVLIDHMARPMPSNGKDDPNLRKMLELLEKGNFWVMLSLGEKTSQAGPPYDDVIPIARAYIEAAIDRCVWASDWPHPVSVKQPPNDADLLELMYRYAPDQAELEKILVHNPAKLFGFPD
- a CDS encoding RidA family protein, yielding MTSQTRRKSIHIGGFKHANPIPNACRIGNLVMSGVILGRDAAGVMPASLDAQCANMFAHMKATVEAAGGTTDDIIKMTVWLKDRTQRGPVNVEWLKMFPDEHSRPARHALPMDNMDGGALVQCDFTAVID